The proteins below come from a single Bactrocera dorsalis isolate Fly_Bdor chromosome 5, ASM2337382v1, whole genome shotgun sequence genomic window:
- the LOC125778896 gene encoding uncharacterized protein LOC125778896 — translation MPDLRNLDGAVIDDSVIPFTGAHTNYVEPPLNVDNAITGSQSSIQSSMSNINTTQINFSPIFSTNVAATTTITSAQYSSHGLYRISSHSSLPFGSGGVDMAMNQPTAYAGLPKEHNHVGLYNKPPSVVGEPQMNSTFAHSSACVFGQSQHVPMSSVYTSTYGGSVFQNAQLPRVTSLVNGDGCSAAAQYNPFSPARNYFGQPQGGFAPVNDSTWRQVQNSSDVSLNPSHIASRQAISKDLPPFSGRPEEWPLFITNYEQSTERCGFSEQENLIRLQKSLRGAALEAVRGKLMMPSTVHLAIETLRMLFGRPDVIHNTLQRKLRQMPAVRTDRLNTLIDLALGVQNYRATMQALGLNDYLNDPMLINELLSKLPGDMKLDWGRRRMTISRVDVVAFDEWLFALASCASQVTPLNETNGNAAEEKVLGKSNRQRVFVHDEIPKELSPTKTRNEETKHSIACSLCGKEHNLADCPNFLAKSRNDRWQLIKDKRLCIRCFKSHMVRRCTSKQVCGVDGCRMVHNPLLHSQNAAAKTNRVNTILVHQRKFRRAIFRYIPVILYGPKATVEIFALIDEGASCTLMDSKLAEQLGLDGPGEDLCLRWTGDITQQEVNSKVLNCEISAREKNSRRYRMHNIRTITDLELPQQTLNADTLNEHKHLKSLPILPYTDCKARLLIGLDNTAKLCVPVEVSQAEGDDLIAARCKIGWSVYGQDKSAYQPDENLLHVCTCTKYDQLDNLMKAYFSIDSVGINPVLKPLRSRADERAYHIMEKTVLYDASVKKWETGLLWKYDHIDSYRMAYNRLQCLEKKMEKSPDLKQYLVGKLNDYLEKGYIRKLKVEEISKGGRSWFIPIFTIENVNKNKLRIVWDAAAKVSGTSLNDVLLKGPDLLRSLVGVLLRFRERPVAICGDIREMFHQIRVRAEDQVAQQFLWRNGDSSRHPDVFAMTVMTFGASCSPSLANYIKDKNALRFQKTLPNAVATIVENTFVDDWLHSMDDEEEMIRLATDVRFIHCEGGFEMRNWLSNSQRVLQALSSKHEPANKCFIEPGSELQKVLGMWWLPTSDELTFVHRFKPDIFNESTFPTKRQMLRVMMTIFDPLGLLGFIVIKANMILQDVWRSGVTWDEPVHDKERSAWWQWLRKLRCIDKIRIPRCYTFANRSSDNQLHIFVDASISAYAAVAFLRSSMGDKVHCCLVASKTRVAPLKPLSVPRLELMAAILGLRLAKFIRKELSIQINRRIFWCDSKDVLYWIRSDARKFNQFVAVRIGEILEDSQINEWRWVPTKDNVADDGTKWYNNMELNSSGKWFTGPEFLSLSETF, via the coding sequence ATGCCTGACTTGCGGAACTTAGATGGTGCCGTTATTGATGATAGCGTGATCCCGTTTACCGGTGCGCATACCAACTATGTGGAACCACCTCTTAATGTGGATAACGCAATAACTGGGTCACAGTCTTCAATACAAAGTAGTATGTCAAATATAAATACgacacaaattaatttttcacctattttttccacaaatgTTGCTGCGACTACAACGATCACATCTGCTCAATATTCATCGCATGGTTTATATCGAATTTCGTCACATTCTTCGCTGCCTTTTGGGTCCGGAGGCGTGGACATGGCTATGAATCAACCAACAGCATATGCGGGCTTGCCTAAGGAACATAACCACGTGGGGCTCTATAACAAACCGCCTTCAGTTGTAGGTGAACCCCAAATGAACTCTACATTTGCTCATTCATCCGCTTGCGTGTTTGGTCAGAGCCAGCACGTACCAATGAGTTCAGTTTATACGTCCACTTATGGAGGAAGCGTCTTTCAAAACGCGCAACTACCTCGCGTCACATCTTTGGTTAATGGAGATGGGTGCAGTGCTGCCGCACAATATAACCCCTTCTCTCCTGCACGCAACTATTTCGGGCAACCACAGGGAGGTTTTGCGCCCGTCAACGATAGTACATGGAGGCAGGTTCAGAATAGTTCAGACGTGAGTTTAAACCCATCACATATAGCGTCTAGACAGGCGATAAGCAAAGATTTGCCACCTTTCTCCGGGAGGCCAGAAGAATGGCCATTGTTTATAACAAACTATGAACAATCAACAGAACGCTGCGGGTTTTCTGAACAAGAAAACTTAATACGATTACAAAAATCACTGCGCGGTGCCGCTCTTGAAGCTGTTCGAGGAAAATTGATGATGCCATCTACAGTTCATCTAGCCATCGAAACTCTTCGTATGCTTTTCGGGAGGCCAGACGTTATACATAACACCCTACAACGGAAATTGAGACAGATGCCAGCAGTGAGGACCGATCGACTGAATACCCTTATCGATCTCGCGTTGGGTGTACAAAATTATAGAGCAACCATGCAAGCATTAGGTCTGAACGACTATCTCAACGACCCTATGCTAATCAATGAGTTGCTGAGTAAACTTCCTGGAGATATGAAATTAGACTGGGGTCGTCGTCGAATGACCATCTCAAGGGTAGATGTCGTGGCCTTTGATGAATGGTTATTTGCGCTGGCTTCATGTGCAAGCCAGGTAACGCCACTTAATGAAACCAACGGTAACGCTGCGGAAGAAAAGGTGTTAGGAAAGAGCAATAGGCAAAGAGTTTTCGTGCACGACGAAATCCCAAAGGAGCTTAGCCCCACCAAAACGCGTAATGAGGAAACTAAACATTCCATAGCTTGTTCTCTGTGCGGCAAAGAGCACAATCTTGCCGATTGTCCAAACTTCCTAGCAAAGAGCCGAAATGACCGTTGGCAGTTAATCAAGGACAAAAGGCTATGCATTCGATGCTTTAAGTCCCACATGGTTAGACGCTGCACCTCTAAGCAAGTTTGCGGGGTAGATGGATGTAGAATGGTGCACAACCCACTACTACATAGCCAAAATGCTGCAGCTAAGACTAATCGGGTAAATACAATCCTAGTTCATCAACGTAAGTTTAGAAGAGCCATTTTTCGTTACATTCCGGTAATATTGTATGGTCCTAAAGCCACGGTGGAGATATTTGCGTTAATTGATGAGGGAGCATCATGCACGTTGATGGACAGTAAATTGGCTGAGCAGCTAGGTCTCGATGGCCCTGGTGAAGACTTGTGCTTGAGATGGACGGGCGACATAACACAGCAGGAGGTAAACTCAAAGGTTTTAAACTGTGAAATATCTGCAAGAGAGAAAAATTCTAGGCGATATCGTATGCACAATATTCGAACAATCACTGACCTTGAGTTACCGCAACAAACTCTCAACGCAGACACTTTAAATGAGCACAAACACCTGAAGTCATTGCCTATTCTACCATACACCGACTGCAAAGCGCGATTATTAATAGGATTGGACAACACGGCTAAACTTTGCGTACCTGTGGAGGTGAGTCAAGCTGAAGGTGATGATCTAATAGCTGCGCGTTGTAAAATAGGTTGGTCAGTATATGGTCAGGATAAGTCGGCATATCAGCCAGACGAAAATCTGCTCCACGTTTGCACCTGTACTAAATATGATCAGCTTGATAACTTAATGAAAGCCTATTTCTCTATCGATTCGGTGGGTATCAATCCTGTTCTCAAACCCCTTAGATCAAGGGCAGACGAGCGTGCTTACCACATAATGGAGAAAACAGTTTTGTATGATGCCAGTGTTAAGAAATGGGAAACGGGTCTCTTGTGGAAATATGACCACATTGACTCCTATCGAATGGCATATAATCGTCTCCAATGTCTGGAAAAGAAGATGGAAAAGAGCCCCGATCTGAAGCAATATCTTGTTGGGAAGTTAAATGACTATCTCGAAAAGGGTTACATAAGAAAACTAAAAGTCGAGGAAATATCGAAAGGAGGCAGATCTTGGTTTATTCCaatattcacaattgagaacgttaacaaaaataaattgagaatCGTGTGGGATGCAGCAGCTAAGGTGAGTGGCACCAGTCTGAACGACGTATTATTGAAAGGACCCGATCTTCTAAGATCGTTGGTAGGTGTCCTATTGAGATTTCGTGAACGACCAGTGGCCATCTGTGGAGATATTCGTGAAATGTTTCACCAAATTAGGGTGAGAGCGGAAGATCAGGTAGCACAGCAGTTCCTGTGGCGAAACGGCGATAGTAGCAGACATCCCGATGTATTCGCTATGACCGTTATGACGTTTGGGGCATCGTGTTCCCCATCTTTGGCAAACTACATAAAAGATAAGAACGCTCTACGTTTCCAGAAGACACTACCAAATGCTGTGGCAACAATTGTCGAAAATACGTTTGTGGACGATTGGTTGCATAGTATGGATGATGAGGAAGAAATGATTCGACTAGCTACTGACGTCCGCTTCATCCATTGTGAAGGTGGGTTCGAGATGCGAAACTGGTTGTCGAATTCTCAACGAGTTCTGCAAGCGCTCTCAAGTAAGCATGAACCCGCGAATAAATGCTTCATAGAGCCAGGATCAGAACTTCAAAAGGTTCTTGGTATGTGGTGGTTACCAACCAGTGACGAACTAACCTTTGTTCACAGGTTCAAACCGGATATCTTCAATGAATCCACTTTTCCAACGAAACGACAAATGCTTCGAGTAATGATGACTATATTCGACCCTTTGGGTCTGTTGGGGTTTATtgtaattaaagcaaatatgatATTACAAGATGTGTGGCGATCGGGCGTAACTTGGGATGAGCCTGTACATGATAAAGAACGTTCCGCTTGGTGGCAGTGGCTGCGAAAGCTACGCTGTATTGATAAAATCCGTATTCCAAGGTGCTACACTTTCGCAAATCGCAGCAGCGATAACCAACTTCATATCTTCGTTGATGCTAGCATATCAGCATATGCTGCTGTGGCCTTTCTTCGTTCAAGTATGGGCGACAAAGTTCATTGCTGTCTCGTTGCCTCCAAGACACGAGTTGCTCCGTTGAAGCCACTCTCAGTGCCGAGACTTGAGTTGATGGCAGCCATCTTAGGACTTCGTCTAGCTAAGTTCATAAGAAAGGAACTCTCCATACAAATTAACCGCCGGATCTTCTGGTGCGATTCGAAGGATGTCCTATATTGGATTAGGTCTGATGCCAGAAAATTCAATCAGTTTGTAGCTGTGCGAATTGGCGAAATTCTAGAGGATTCACAAATCAACGAGTGGCGGTGGGTACCAACGAAGGATAACGTAGCTGACGATGGTACAAAATGGTACAATAATATGGAATTAAACAGCTCTGGGAAATGGTTTACGGGCCCTGAATTCCTAAGTCTATCAGAAACTTTCTAG
- the LOC125778895 gene encoding uncharacterized protein LOC125778895, whose protein sequence is MKNTARNPVTQTIISDSTCTSAELLLFRKCQEECYGAEFDQIKKGALGLLRVRGRIEEARGVTTDLKQPIILPRNNIVTHLVADFYHRKFHHHHNEIVVNEMRQRFCINGLRALVRMISKVCQQCRNRRATPNPPEMGKLPPERLASFTDPFAYTGVDYFGPFDVTIGRRHEKRWGVVFTCMTIRAVHIEISSSLSTDSFLLVLKLFISRRGVPRRIFSDNGTNFRGASRILADEIEKISSGTLIEKYPEIEWTFIPPASPHMGGVWERMVRSIKSVLMDILPKEGLREEVLRATLPDVENIINMRPLTYVPLESYDSEALTPNHFLLGNSIGIREKGDCDVTNPSLLNKKFRTSEPIAPKDVVIIVDENMKRNTWTKGIVMDVIKGSDGQIRSAVIKTSNGLITRPVVKLARLDLKVNPTSEHGDHGGGNVSAQQP, encoded by the exons ATGAAGAACACCGCTAGAAATCCAGTTACTCAAACAATTATTTCCGATAGCACCTGTACAAGTGCAGAACTACTTCTCTTCCGCAAGTGCCAGGAAGAATGCTATGGCGCAGAGTttgatcaaataaaaaaaggcgCG CTGGGACTGCTACGCGTAAGGGGTCGGATCGAAGAAGCAAGAGGAGTGACAACAGATCTCAAACAACCGATTATACTTCCCCGTAACAATATTGTTACTCATTTGGTCGCAGATTTCTATCATAGAAAGTTCCATCACCACCACAACGAGATAGTGGTAAATGAGATGCGCCAGCGATTCTGCATTAATGGTCTACGAGCTTTGGTGCGGATGATATCAAAAGTATGTCAACAATGTCGTAATCGGAGAGCCACACCGAATCCACCAGAAATGGGAAAGTTACCACCAGAGCGTCTCGCGTCATTCACTGATCCTTTCGCTTATACAGGAGTGGATTATTTCGGACCCTTCGACGTGACGATTGGCAGAAGGCATGAGAAGCGTTGGGGAGTTGTTTTTACCTGCATGACTATACGTGCCGTACATATTGAGATTTCTTCATCGCTATCTACTGACTCATTCCTCCTTGTTCTGAAATTGTTTATATCACGACGAGGAGTTCCTCGTCGAATCTTCTCTGACAACGGCACTAATTTCAGAGGCGCTAGTCGCATTCTAGCAGATGAAATCGAGAAAATATCATCTGGCACACTAATAGAAAAATACCCCGAAATTGAGTGGACTTTCATACCACCAGCATCACCACATATGGGCGGAGTGTGGGAGCGCATGGTACGATCTATAAAGTCAGTATTGATGGACATATTACCAAAAGAAGGTCTACGAGAGGAAGTGCTGAGAGCAACTTTACCCGAcgtcgaaaatattattaacatgcGCCCTCTTACCTACGTTCCACTGGAATCATACGATAGCGAAGCATTAACGCCAAACCATTTCCTTCTGGGAAATTCAATTGGCATAAGAGAGAAGGGTGATTGCGATGTTACCAATCCGTCGCTGCTAAATAAGAAATTTCGCACATCTG AACCCATCGCTCCCAAAGACGTCGTAATAATTGTTGATGAAAACATGAAAAGGAACACTTGGACAAAGGGAATAGTTATGGATGTCATAAAGGGCAGCGACGGACAAATAAGAAGCGCCGTAATCAAAACTTCCAACGGCTTAATAACACGGCCAGTAGTGAAACTTGCGCGCCTAGATCTGAAAGTGAACCCCACGTCAGAGCATGGAGATCACGGAGGGGGGAATGTTAGCGCGCAACAaccctaa